Proteins encoded by one window of Candidatus Binatia bacterium:
- a CDS encoding M24 family metallopeptidase, producing the protein MAGKLAVIDRTDPFFVDCPQRVRAVQAAMQAGGIDVYLGTRPRTLSWLLDVFVPWRSYVLVPAEGMPTLFTFLLDGDRIRSETWIDADRVLGYAGLPGMEPIPNIANAIKQRIDGARGRVAYEDGISVYTPEGYLTRYEYQALQAELPSVELVDGHAIVDQLSLVKDAGTINRFREAGRICDVGHEAVRAAIADGGWRGLTETAVAGIAALAMRRAGSVSEWNFAGLNEIATGWRTALGACTPPTDKPLAGGEPCMFDLHSMFKLGLGDHSHNYLLAPATSRQRWHADNFVALIAHLLKTYRPGMTPESMLAEVTGLAAERGCADFVMPAVEHGIGLWGDEWKIGAEQNQAMPYWTDRSHVYREKEMLIAAMQYVCPQDQIGFRYENAILLHEGGCETMSKFALGIEEIF; encoded by the coding sequence ATGGCAGGAAAGCTCGCCGTTATCGATCGTACCGATCCCTTCTTCGTCGACTGTCCGCAGCGCGTTAGAGCCGTGCAGGCCGCCATGCAGGCGGGCGGCATCGACGTTTATCTCGGTACGCGCCCGCGAACGCTGAGCTGGCTGCTCGACGTCTTCGTCCCCTGGCGCAGCTACGTGCTCGTTCCGGCCGAGGGCATGCCGACGCTGTTCACGTTTCTCCTCGATGGCGATCGTATCCGCAGCGAGACCTGGATCGACGCCGATCGTGTACTCGGCTACGCGGGTCTGCCGGGCATGGAGCCGATCCCGAATATCGCCAACGCGATCAAGCAACGGATAGACGGCGCGCGCGGGCGCGTTGCTTACGAAGACGGCATCTCCGTGTACACGCCCGAGGGTTACCTGACGCGCTACGAGTATCAGGCCCTGCAGGCCGAGCTGCCGAGCGTCGAGTTGGTCGACGGGCACGCTATCGTCGATCAGCTCTCTCTGGTGAAGGACGCGGGCACGATCAATCGGTTTCGCGAGGCCGGACGGATCTGCGACGTCGGCCACGAGGCCGTTCGCGCGGCGATTGCGGATGGCGGCTGGCGCGGCCTGACGGAGACCGCGGTGGCGGGCATTGCCGCGCTGGCCATGCGGCGCGCCGGCAGTGTGTCGGAGTGGAACTTCGCCGGGCTCAACGAGATCGCCACCGGCTGGCGCACGGCCCTTGGCGCGTGCACGCCGCCGACGGATAAGCCGCTCGCGGGCGGTGAACCGTGCATGTTCGACCTCCACTCGATGTTCAAGCTCGGCCTGGGCGATCATTCGCACAATTACTTGCTCGCACCCGCCACCAGCCGGCAGCGCTGGCATGCCGACAACTTCGTGGCGTTGATCGCGCACCTGCTGAAGACATATCGCCCGGGCATGACGCCGGAAAGCATGCTCGCCGAGGTCACGGGGCTGGCTGCCGAACGCGGGTGCGCGGACTTCGTGATGCCCGCGGTGGAGCACGGGATCGGGCTGTGGGGCGACGAATGGAAGATCGGCGCCGAGCAGAATCAAGCGATGCCGTACTGGACCGACCGCTCGCACGTGTACCGGGAGAAGGAGATGCTGATTGCGGCGATGCAGTACGTCTGCCCGCAGGACCAGATCGGCTTCCGTTACGAGAACGCGATCCTGCTGCACGAAGGCGGCTGCGAAACCATGTCGAAGTTCGCGCTCGGCATCGAGGAGATCTTCTGA
- the rsmI gene encoding 16S rRNA (cytidine(1402)-2'-O)-methyltransferase, with amino-acid sequence MSGTLFIVATPLGNLGDISLRALEVLKTVDLIAAEDTRHSRALLVHYGVATPLTSYHDHSEREKAPRLVAELQRGKRIALISDAGTPGIADPGFRLVRAAVAAGISVVPVPGPSAVVTALSVAGLPTDRFAFDGFVPARAGARRRFYERLGGETRTVVVYETARRLADSLADARAVLGERAVAVCRELTKRFEEVVRGPLGVVLEQVRLRPVETMRGEVVLVIAGAEPRAAETPEESLPAAIVRLRGEGLSLKEVARRLARERKMTSREIYKVGLAVGSAPEDD; translated from the coding sequence ATGTCCGGCACCCTCTTTATCGTTGCCACGCCGCTCGGCAACCTGGGCGACATCTCTCTGCGGGCGCTCGAGGTCCTGAAGACGGTGGACCTGATCGCGGCGGAGGATACTCGCCACAGTCGGGCATTGCTTGTGCATTACGGGGTGGCGACCCCGCTTACCAGCTACCACGACCACAGCGAGCGCGAGAAGGCGCCGCGCCTGGTGGCCGAACTGCAACGTGGGAAGCGCATCGCCTTGATTTCGGATGCGGGGACGCCGGGAATTGCCGATCCGGGTTTTCGTCTGGTCCGCGCCGCGGTGGCCGCGGGCATTAGCGTTGTGCCGGTGCCGGGTCCGTCGGCGGTGGTGACGGCGTTGAGCGTCGCCGGGTTGCCCACGGATCGGTTCGCTTTCGACGGCTTCGTGCCGGCGCGCGCGGGTGCCCGGCGGCGGTTCTACGAACGCCTGGGCGGCGAGACGCGCACCGTCGTCGTCTACGAGACGGCGCGCCGCCTCGCGGACAGTCTGGCTGACGCCCGGGCGGTTCTCGGCGAGCGCGCGGTTGCCGTCTGCCGCGAGTTGACCAAGCGCTTCGAAGAGGTTGTGCGCGGTCCGCTCGGCGTCGTCCTCGAACAGGTGCGGCTCAGGCCTGTCGAGACGATGCGCGGCGAGGTGGTGCTGGTTATCGCGGGTGCGGAGCCGCGCGCGGCGGAGACGCCGGAGGAGAGCCTGCCGGCCGCCATCGTGCGGCTGCGCGGTGAGGGACTCAGCCTGAAGGAGGTTGCCCGCAGGCTGGCGCGAGAGCGTAAGATGACCAGTCGCGAGATTTACAAGGTGGGCCTTGCCGTCGGTAGCGCGCCGGAAGATGACTGA
- a CDS encoding NAD+ synthase — protein MVASRDTSGGRVPIPTNPALLRRVLTGFVANEVRKVGVERVVVGLSGGVDSAVSAMLAAAALGPTNVLAIKMPYRTSSPESLEHADAVIAVAGIESLQVDITPQIDAYFARFPDADNMRRGNKMARERMTILYDHSARWRALVLGTSNKTELLLGYGTLYGDMASALNPIGDLYKTQVWALARAIGVPPEIVDKEPSADLWSGQTDEAELGFGYREVDALLYLMVDLRYSRAELLAARFAAPFVERVSGMVRGSQFKRRLPVIAKVSARTIDRDFRYARDWGR, from the coding sequence ATGGTTGCATCCCGGGATACGAGCGGCGGGCGGGTGCCCATTCCTACCAACCCGGCTTTGCTGCGGCGGGTGCTGACGGGCTTCGTCGCCAACGAAGTCCGCAAGGTGGGCGTCGAACGGGTGGTCGTCGGGCTGTCCGGTGGGGTCGACTCGGCGGTCAGTGCCATGCTCGCCGCCGCGGCGCTCGGGCCGACCAACGTCCTGGCGATCAAGATGCCTTACCGCACCTCGAGTCCGGAGAGCCTGGAACATGCCGATGCGGTGATTGCCGTGGCGGGTATCGAGAGTTTGCAGGTCGATATAACGCCACAGATAGATGCTTACTTCGCCCGCTTTCCCGACGCCGACAACATGCGCCGCGGGAACAAGATGGCGCGGGAACGCATGACAATTCTTTACGACCACTCGGCGCGCTGGCGGGCGTTGGTGCTGGGCACGAGCAACAAGACGGAGTTGCTGCTCGGGTACGGGACCCTGTACGGCGACATGGCCTCGGCTCTGAACCCGATTGGCGATCTGTACAAGACGCAGGTCTGGGCCCTGGCGCGGGCCATTGGCGTGCCGCCGGAGATCGTCGACAAGGAGCCTTCGGCGGATCTGTGGAGCGGGCAGACCGACGAGGCCGAGCTTGGCTTCGGCTACCGCGAGGTCGATGCCTTGCTTTATCTGATGGTCGATCTGCGCTACTCGCGGGCGGAGTTGCTGGCGGCCAGGTTCGCGGCGCCGTTTGTCGAGCGCGTCAGCGGCATGGTGCGCGGGTCGCAGTTCAAACGCCGCCTGCCGGTGATCGCCAAGGTGTCGGCGCGGACCATAGACCGGGATTTCCGCTACGCCCGTGACTGGGGACGGTGA
- a CDS encoding carbon-nitrogen hydrolase, giving the protein MEFVVAVAQVNPRLGDVEFNLDLYEERVRAARARGADLVVFPELSLSGYFLKDMVSTVALRIDAPEIARLRTLSRGGAIVAGFVEETADYRFFNSAAYLEDGEIRYVHRKAYLPTYGLFDEGRYFARGDRIRSFATQRGQSAMLICEDFWHPSAVYLVALDHALLVICPSSSPLRGVSDDREQDDNARYWELLIRMYAQTYALFVVYANRAGFEDGVGFWGGSEIVDPTGARLAKAKYYEEDMIVAPVNLKAARRQRLAAPLLRDEDLDLTIHELVRIRDRQGAGGDDAGK; this is encoded by the coding sequence ATCGAGTTCGTGGTGGCGGTGGCGCAGGTGAATCCGCGGCTGGGTGACGTCGAATTCAACCTCGATCTCTACGAGGAGCGCGTCCGGGCGGCGCGCGCCCGCGGTGCCGATCTGGTCGTGTTCCCCGAGCTGTCGCTGAGCGGTTATTTCCTGAAGGACATGGTGTCGACGGTGGCTCTGCGCATCGATGCCCCGGAGATCGCTCGGTTGCGGACGCTAAGTCGCGGGGGAGCCATCGTGGCGGGGTTTGTCGAGGAGACCGCCGACTACCGGTTCTTCAATAGTGCCGCTTACCTCGAAGACGGCGAGATCCGCTACGTGCACCGCAAAGCGTATCTGCCGACCTACGGTCTGTTCGACGAGGGGCGCTATTTCGCGCGCGGGGACCGTATTCGGAGCTTCGCGACCCAGCGTGGCCAGAGCGCGATGTTGATTTGCGAGGACTTCTGGCACCCGTCGGCGGTTTATCTGGTCGCGCTCGATCATGCGTTGCTGGTCATCTGCCCTTCGAGTTCGCCGCTGCGCGGTGTCAGCGACGACCGCGAGCAGGATGACAACGCGCGCTACTGGGAACTGCTGATTCGGATGTATGCGCAGACTTATGCCTTGTTCGTCGTGTATGCGAACCGGGCGGGCTTCGAGGACGGTGTCGGCTTCTGGGGAGGGTCGGAGATCGTCGACCCGACCGGGGCGCGGTTGGCCAAGGCGAAGTACTACGAGGAAGACATGATCGTCGCGCCGGTGAACCTTAAGGCGGCTCGGCGGCAACGCCTGGCGGCCCCGCTCCTGCGTGACGAGGACCTCGACCTGACGATTCACGAGCTGGTGCGCATCCGCGACCGGCAAGGAGCCGGCGGTGACGACGCGGGGAAGTGA
- a CDS encoding acetyl-CoA acetyltransferase translates to MKRDDRLPVLIGAGQITQRDVDPAVAFEPLGLMAESARLAAADTGAGPGVLAQLDTVAVVNTIGWHYNNAPGALAALLEARPTRQIYTHVGGNTPQLLVNELAAAIAAGSVGCALIAGAEAISTAVRARRAGVTLDWSRGVDGTPETIGSARLGSSDHEMTHGLQLPVQIYPLFENALRARTGLSLAAHRERIGALYSRFSEVAARNPGAWFPHARNPEEITKVTDENRMIAFPYTKRMNAIIEVDQGAALLLTSVGTARALGVPESKWVYLWGCGDATDLWYPTDRVDFCSSPAIRAAGRAALAMAGVGIDDIDHFDLYSCFPCAVQIGRDMLGVRDDDARALTVTGGLAYHGGPGNNYSTHAIATMMERVRNSPDTLGLVTALGWYLTKHAVGVYAATPPPHAATWRREDPARYQAEIDAMAHPPLQPEPQGRGTIETYTVVYARDGAPEKGIVVGRLSDGSRFVANTPSDRAVLESLTEREGVGRAGTVTSGGGLNRFDPD, encoded by the coding sequence GTGAAGCGCGACGATCGCTTGCCCGTCCTGATCGGGGCGGGACAAATCACGCAACGCGATGTCGATCCGGCGGTGGCGTTCGAGCCGCTGGGTCTCATGGCCGAGAGCGCGCGATTGGCAGCCGCGGATACGGGGGCCGGCCCGGGCGTGCTGGCGCAACTCGATACCGTCGCCGTGGTCAACACCATCGGTTGGCACTACAACAACGCTCCCGGCGCTCTGGCAGCGCTCCTCGAAGCCCGCCCCACCAGACAGATCTATACCCACGTCGGCGGCAACACCCCGCAGTTGCTCGTCAACGAGCTGGCGGCGGCAATCGCCGCGGGCAGCGTGGGCTGCGCGCTGATTGCCGGAGCGGAAGCGATTAGCACCGCGGTGCGGGCTCGCCGTGCCGGCGTTACTCTCGATTGGTCCCGGGGCGTCGACGGCACGCCGGAGACGATTGGCAGTGCTCGGCTCGGATCGAGCGACCACGAGATGACCCACGGGTTGCAACTGCCGGTGCAGATCTATCCGTTGTTCGAAAACGCTTTGCGGGCCCGTACCGGGCTCAGCCTGGCGGCGCATCGGGAACGGATCGGCGCCCTTTACAGCCGCTTCTCGGAGGTGGCGGCCCGCAACCCCGGAGCGTGGTTCCCGCACGCGCGTAATCCCGAAGAGATCACGAAGGTTACCGACGAGAACCGAATGATTGCGTTTCCGTACACGAAGCGGATGAACGCCATCATCGAGGTCGACCAGGGTGCGGCACTCTTGTTGACCTCGGTCGGCACGGCCCGCGCCCTCGGCGTGCCCGAGTCGAAATGGGTCTATCTGTGGGGTTGCGGCGACGCCACCGATCTCTGGTACCCGACGGATCGGGTGGATTTCTGTAGCTCTCCCGCCATCCGTGCAGCCGGTCGTGCCGCACTGGCAATGGCCGGCGTGGGCATCGACGACATCGACCATTTCGACCTGTACAGTTGCTTCCCGTGCGCGGTGCAGATCGGGCGCGACATGCTCGGTGTCCGCGACGACGACGCGCGCGCCTTGACCGTCACCGGCGGACTCGCGTACCACGGCGGACCCGGCAACAACTACTCGACTCACGCGATCGCCACGATGATGGAGCGGGTACGCAACTCGCCGGATACCCTGGGGCTGGTCACCGCCCTGGGCTGGTACCTGACCAAGCACGCCGTGGGCGTGTATGCGGCCACGCCGCCGCCGCACGCCGCGACCTGGCGGCGCGAGGATCCGGCTCGTTACCAGGCCGAAATCGACGCCATGGCGCACCCGCCACTGCAGCCCGAGCCGCAAGGCCGGGGGACGATCGAGACGTACACGGTGGTCTATGCGCGCGACGGTGCACCGGAGAAAGGTATCGTTGTCGGGCGACTGTCCGATGGCAGCCGCTTCGTGGCCAACACGCCGAGCGATCGCGCCGTGCTCGAGAGCCTGACCGAGAGAGAAGGAGTCGGACGTGCAGGCACGGTGACGTCAGGGGGCGGCCTGAACCGTTTCGATCCGGACTGA
- a CDS encoding DUF4412 domain-containing protein, whose product MTNRRLLYLLPWVLAATVPAGAQAMDLIIKQRQSFDRGDGQASSKEATEYSAGNKRVTDSADSRFIVDLDARTVTLCSKASRTYYTRSFDEVREQVESGRKRLAAMSEQTRKMVEEMMGGGEVSVAPTGKQEKIAGYTAREYAVQSPRVTGAMWVTEEIDDPLARRAAEAMADAVGGSGGPSGALTTALGKVKGMPLRTRITMKNGPASVTTINEVTEVIKATPPADVLTVPAGFTKQEAPSLKPSAPKVVPQRPVKP is encoded by the coding sequence ATGACGAACCGAAGGCTCTTGTATCTGCTGCCGTGGGTGCTGGCGGCTACCGTGCCGGCTGGCGCGCAGGCTATGGACCTGATCATCAAGCAACGGCAAAGTTTCGATCGCGGCGACGGGCAGGCCAGCAGCAAGGAGGCCACGGAATACTCGGCCGGCAACAAGCGGGTTACGGACAGCGCCGACAGCCGGTTCATTGTCGATCTCGACGCCCGCACGGTCACCCTGTGCAGCAAGGCTTCGCGGACGTACTACACCCGGTCGTTCGACGAGGTGCGAGAGCAGGTCGAATCTGGCCGGAAGCGGTTGGCGGCAATGTCGGAGCAGACCCGCAAGATGGTTGAGGAGATGATGGGCGGGGGAGAAGTGTCGGTCGCGCCGACCGGCAAACAGGAGAAAATTGCCGGCTATACCGCCAGGGAGTATGCCGTGCAGAGTCCTCGGGTCACGGGGGCGATGTGGGTGACCGAGGAGATTGACGATCCGTTGGCCCGACGGGCTGCGGAGGCGATGGCCGATGCGGTCGGTGGCTCCGGCGGCCCGAGCGGTGCGCTGACAACGGCTCTGGGCAAGGTCAAGGGCATGCCCCTGCGCACCAGGATTACGATGAAGAACGGACCCGCCTCGGTGACGACGATCAACGAGGTGACGGAAGTCATCAAGGCCACCCCGCCTGCCGACGTGCTGACGGTGCCCGCCGGTTTCACGAAGCAGGAGGCGCCGTCGCTCAAGCCCTCGGCGCCGAAGGTTGTGCCCCAGCGCCCTGTGAAACCATAA